The Ictalurus furcatus strain D&B chromosome 12, Billie_1.0, whole genome shotgun sequence nucleotide sequence CTCGGTACTTTGGCCTTTTCGACTCCTCCTTTGTAAGGCTGGAAGTTAAGTTGAGAGAGGAACGTTAAGAGGAACTCCTAGCCCACACATGCACAGTGTAGTGTTTaactgttgctaagcaacaataaattaatcatttgaCACCAACATTAATGTTGAAACAGCAAAATGTGTCACAAAACAGATCTATGCTCTAGAACTCTAGAGCCCTGACTATAGAATGGATGTAAAAGGTTTATACACCCCTGATAAAATTGCAGGCTTGTGTGAcgttagaaaaaaaagaaaccaagataaatcacgtCGGAACCAAGAAAATTCGAGTGaaactatatttacatttttcttctATGAAATCATTAGGGGATCTCCTGTGATTGGTATTCTGGAGAttatccatgattccctctatcttcCACAGCGTGATGctgccactaccatgcttcaccgtgcgTGTGGTGTTCTATGGCTGATGAGCTGTCTTGTGTTCGTACCAAACGTATCTTTTAGAATGATGCCCAAAAAGTTCTTCCTTGGTTTCATCAGACAATGGTTTGTGATTCAGtcgagcttggatgtttttttgtggtgagagagggcttccatctagccgccctaccccatagccctgccgtgaagaatacgagagattggtgtcacatgcagagagtaatcacgTGTtagatgttcctgcagctcctttaatgttgctgcaGGTCTCCCGggagcctccctggtaagttttcttcttgttcttggtGAAGTCAccgtggtgctccattttctccacttgttgatgatggccttcacggtgttccatggtacatctaatgttttggaagttattttgtacccctctcctgatcgatatcTTTCCTCAGTGAGATCTGCTACATGCTCTGTAAGCTCTTTGGCTTCGGCAGTCGGACGAAACCAGGAAGACGTGAAGAAAACGctcagaaacagctggtctttatttggggttaatcagaatcacttcagcGATGACGGCTGTATGATGATGCTGggtaatgtttttatgtttttcacttgaatgttGTTGGTTGCtctttcacattaaaggtgaaaaagaTCTGATGTGATGTTTCTTGGTtccattttttacatcacaaaaacctgcgcTTTTAACTACGGTGAGCTGACGTTTCATATCCAATGTGTACTCCTGTATCATTCTAcagcgtgtgtgcgtgtgtgtaccaCAGGTTGACGAAGTTGATGAATTTGGGTGAGAACTCTCTCTCCTCGGAGTTGCTGAGTTGTGGAGGATCTCCTTTCACCACCTGTGTGAGCTGATCAAACACACTGTTCCACTTCGGGTACGGAAACCGCCCGGTCGCCAGCtcatactgaacacacacacacacacacaccttcattaAAGCTAATTGTGAATACAGCAAGGCTTGCATGGTCATCtttctacaaacacacacacacacacacatagtttaAAAGCCTTTTCATCTTTCACTCTTTGTCCACATACCAGTGTGATTCCCAAACTCCAGACATCTGAGCGTACATCATAACCCTGTCTGGAGGCACCAGGGTCTATTCTCTCTGGCTGAGacagaaaggggggggggggggagagagagagagagagatggacaggcAGGTATCagtgagagagggaaggagagaaagagaaagaaggcaggagagggggagagagagaggaagatggaAAGGCAGGTAtcagtgcgagagagagaggggaagagagagagagagagagagagagagggagagagagagatacacaggtGATGTGGTTGTTAGATAGAGCAAAAGGAATGACGCAGGATGACATCATCTGTGTTAAACATAGCAAATGACATCAGTGCTACCATGGGACTgctaaatgcacacacacatgcgcgcacacacacacacacacacacacacacacacacacacacacacacacacacacacacacacgtgttaacAAGCTGAGCGTGAGACAGTAAATGCGCGGTGCAGAGTGTAGATATGGAGGTAAGTGTAGACACTGTGTGAAGGGTGATGAGTAACTAAACCCTGCTGAGTCTGATCTTACTGCCATGTACGGCCTGCAGCCTGCGTCTCGGGTCTTCGCGATGGAGTCGACCAGCTGCCCACTGATCCCGAAATCACACAGCTTAATGTTCCCGTTCCTGTCCAACAGAATGTTCGATGGCTTAATGTCTGCAGGgggacagggagacagacagacagacaggaagtgaacagACCAGCTACCAACTGCTACTTCCTTTTTAGTGTAGTTCTTCACATTAACACAACCTGCTGACTTTAAATCCAGGTCATTAAATATTACGGAAAGGTTTATGAACTACAGTACGGGATTATGTACAGGACACTAGAGGAATCCTACAGTAATACACTGTTTCTAGTTTTAATGCCCCAAAAAATACCCCAAGATGACCTAGAAACATCAGTAAACCTTTAACATGCGAAGATCTATGAATATTCAAATTATATGCAAATCACAACGTCCTCCTGCAATCCCTAACAGACACTCAGCTAATTTACTGCTACTGAACTATCTCACAGGTCAACACGAGTCTCCGTTTCCTGTCGTTACACCAGCAATACAATATCTGCCTCAATATTTACATGTTCAATTTATCAAACTTTCTcgctttataaaaatatataatataagatcAGTACGCAGGTCCTGCAGCTAAAGATTAATGACTACCATGTCATCATCATCTATTAGTTCTGGTGCTTGTTATCACTAActaataatttgcatatatGATGTGATTGGTTAAAAGCCATAGCActtatttagtgacatcactaaCTAATAATTTGCATATACAACGTGACTGTAAAAGCCATGGTGCTATATGACAACACTAATAGATACCCCAATTAGCCCCGCCCCTGAATCGGTGCCATACGCAAGTATTGAAAAACTGCAAGAGGAAATGGAAAGAGGAAGTCGACAcaggaaggagaggagagatcTTACCTCTGTGAATTATTTTCAAGTTTTCTTTTAAGTGGTTAAGTGCTTTCACAGTCTGCAATAAAGACAAGGGAGAGAGTAGGTCACTGATACAGTCTGAACACGCCCCCACCTGAACACACGCCCCGCACACAATCCCCCacagaacaccccccccccaagaacACACACGCCCCCAGAACACCCCTCCCAATACACACACCCCCAGAACACACACGCCCCCAGAACACACACGCCCCAAGAACACACACGCCCCAAGAACACACACGCCCCAAGAACACACACGCCCCAAGAACACACACGCCCCAAGAACACACCCTGAGAGACGGAGGACATGTAGAGGACACAACTCACAGCAAGTGTAATTTTGCCCAGGATCTCCTCAGGGATCACGTCCTCCAGCGTGGAATACACATATTTATAGAATTTGTCGAGAGAGGTAGACATGAGTTCCATACATATCCAACAGTcgccctgaaacacacacacacacacacacacacacacacagacgcagagggagagagagtgtgagttaAGTCAGCTATGCGTCAATGTGAGATGTGACGTTAATTACGAGTGTGTGACACACCTCTCTGAAAAGCGCCCCATAGAACTGGACAATGTAGGGACAGTCACTGCTCCTCATCACCACATCCAGATCCATCAGCAACTGCTTCTGCTCCTTCTCATCCACCGTCGACCTGAtcctctgtcacacacacacagagcatctaAAGATCTATAACACCTAACATAATATACCAAATGCTAATGCTGATAATGGCAtgagaggcgtggcctctgtatctgtcagtctcagtgaaggaggtgtggcctgtgtatctgtcagtctcagggaaggaggtgtggcctctgtatcagtctcagtgaaggaggtgtggcctgtgtatctgtcagtctcagggaaggaggtgtggcctctgtatcagtctcagtgaaggaggtgtggcctgtgtatctgtcagtctcagggaaggaggtgtggcctctgtatcagtctcagtgaaggaggtgtggcctctctgtatcagtctcagtgaacGTGTGGCCTGTGTACCCGTCAGTCTcagggaaggaggcgtggcctgtgtatctgtcagtctcagggaaggaggcgtggcctgtgtatgtcagtctcagtgaaggaggtgtggcctttgttcatcagtctcagtgaaaggGGCGTGGCCTGTTACCTTTACAGCCATGATCTGTCCACTGGGTTTGTACGCCATCTTGTTGACGGAGCCATACGCTCCTCGGCCGATCTCCCCCAAGTCCTTCAGATCCTCCGCTGTGAAGTCACAGAGCTGCTCTGGAGAGATCTTTAACTTTCCTGATGATTCAATACTGTGTGTGCGCAAACgttctctaaacacacacacacacaaagttagCAAGGGGTTCTAAAACAGTTGTATTCACATTAAATAGCTGTATTAATGAGAGTTAGAAAACGTCTGTATTAATGCAAGAGGGTTCTAGAATAGCATCATACACATCACCGAAAGAAGATCTAGAACGTCTGCATTAACACGAGTGAGTACCTACACAGCCGTATTCACATCAGAGATCACATAACTGGGTTCTACAGCGGTTATATTCTAACAGATGTGTTCACAGATGTCGGTGCTAGAGTGGCTCTGCAAGAGGGACGGCGGTATAGCACACAACCACGTTCTACAACGTGTCACATAACTGGGTTCTAGACCGTGTATTCTCACTTGTGTGAATACAGCCATTCTACAACCTGGTTATCTTCCAATGGCTGCATCCACAGAAGTGGGTTCTAGAGCAGTTTTACTCACATTGTATGagttaaaagaatatttatgtCACACAACCGGGTTCTAGAATGCCTGTATGTTGTTTTGAAAACAGCTATATTCATCATAAAGGATGTATTCTCACACACATGGGTTCTAATTCACATCGCTTAGTGGTGTTTAAGGTACGACCCTATTAACAGCAGTCACAGTACCGGGTTCTAGAATGGCTATATTTACAGATGAAGATTCTAAAAGTGCTATATTCACATCAAATAGCTGGGTTCTAGAGGGGTTCTAAAGTTTAAAGTACTGATATACACTGGCTGGATTTGGAAAAAGTGGGTTCTAGGCTGAGCAGGACGTGGAGAACGTGTACTCACATGTGAGGGTTCTGGAAGGGCGGTCCCGCAGTGCTGAGGTTGAATCTGGTGGATGATTTGATTGACGGATTGGCAAAATCTATCTTCAGTACTTTACGTTTACCTGATAGAGAGGAAGCACAGgaacgttacacacacacacacacacacacacacacacacgtacacgcacaCAGATGTAATGTGTAGAAGACAGTACAGATGTTCTGCCACAGTCTGAGTGATGAGATTTGATCACATCCACAGGGAAGTCATGCACACCttagacagacacacactccaGATTTTCTAAAGCCGACAGTGGCGCAGCTACaaaaatcgcaggtttatattaacacgctcgttctgattacgtcatcgtttctatagtaacggttCGTTCACAGGAACCTCCACGTGAGCGAATTAGAAAATCATTCATATGGCGACGACGTCTGTAAGGAGGTGTTTGGTTTAGCGTACGTGGAACAAGTCTATCTATTACGCGAGCGAGAACGGGGAGCAACTTGTTTTCACAACTTGACGTTAAATGTAAccttaaacagataaaaagtacgtGTTGTTTTTCAATGAACTAAAAATTTTAACTTTTGGGTGAATTGctgcggtgtaagaggaataaaacactttagggcgtgctgttatcggaaaacAACCAGCCAGTGAAAATActcgtttctgattggctggtaaGAGGAGCGCATCCTCACACTATGTAAACGATACGACGTGTAAACATTGTATTAGCCCACACGTTGCCATGGCTTTTCGACATTTTAAGCTAAATAATGCTATTTAATGCTAGTTGTGTGTAATGAGTGGATTAATTTAACATTATCCGGCAGCTTGAGTAAATCTGGAGGAAGGAGATGATAACCGGAATCTGACATGCACCGTCCTCCCTCAGCTCCCACATTCCCATCACCTCACCCTGAAAATGAACCCGAGCTCGTCGTCCTGCGTTCCACACTTACCTGCGTGTAGTAAGCTAAAGTTTAGGGGTGTAACGGTGCATCGTGATGCTAACGTGTGACGATGTGCATCGCTGAAATATGCGAAACACATCCTGGAAGTCAGCTTTCTATTACTTATACATCTAATACAGTTGTACTGTTTGAACAGCAGAGGTCTGTAGAGGAAGCGCTGGGCTCGGTAGCGCCGGATCACCACGACCGACACAGCCGTGTTATTACTGTTGATATAAGAGCTTTCAAACGATACCAGCCCCGCCCCGCTGTGATCTACAGCGCCTGAGAGAGAGGCCACAGAACCCGGCCACTTTAGCCAACTTTGGAGCTCTGTTTGCAGTTAAAATGACGCCTCAGGCTCTGCTATGGAGCTCATTATGTCTCAGTCATCAGAGACAAGCTGTTCAAGCTTGTGGGAGGATTTATAAACATTGGGATGATGTCCTGGGATCACGCTTGCGACTTTTTAATTGGAAGTAAGTTAAAGGAGTCatggcattgttttttttttaaattacaaacatCTTTGCATATGAGTTAATGATCAACACTCCCTGCTGTTTTCAGCGACTGAGCGCCAGTGGGCGGGGCCAGCGGTGCAATAATGTAAAAGTAGGCGTCGATGTCTTGCTGTAAGGGGCGGGGCAGTCATATGCAAATGTCCTGCTACATCTAAACAAGCCGTTTTTGGCgcttggttaaataaatgctctttCTGTACTGAGGAGGATGTATTAAACCATGATGCTTGCTGGATGTTTTAATGGCACAACGACCTCTTGTATGTCAAAAGaaaatttgatttcttctgtcatgacccctttaagTCCCACCCTTCCTGATCCTGACTCCTGACAAGAGGCATGTCACTCAACGAAAGTCAAAATTTTACACGCTATAACTTTCTGAAACGATATCATAGATGAAAAAAGCGCTACATGTCTAAATCAGCTCCTAAGTTCTTATGTGGAAAAGACGTTCATTTTGCAACAAGAAAACGGACATTACTGTTGCTCACTTTAGGACAATATAAAGTGCAGTGAAGTAAAACATTCAGAACTCCACAGTGCTAGATAAACCCCGCTCCCAGACTGAAAGGTTCCACCTCTAGAGGAGAAgaatgtgcttttgttttcttccttccCTCCGAAAGCTACCACAAGAATGCGATTCCGATGAAAAAAAGCGTTTGGCGTTCCGCGAAGGGTCCCTGCCCCGACAAGTCCCAGTTCTGCTCGTGCCAAAAGACTTCAGTTCCAAAAACAAGACACAACACAACCCAAAAGgaggagagaaaacaaaacaaaataaaacaaaacaaaaaaaaaatcccaaaggTGCTGCTCGGTTAGTACGAAGCTGCGTAAAGGAAAAGAACCACACAACAGACGACGACCAGAACCGACGGTTCGGTTCCAAGAAGAAAAACGAGATCAAGTCTGGAGTAATCTCCTGCTTTTCCAGTTTGGTTGTAATAAAGCATGCGCTGATTATCAGTCATAACTATACATCACAATGTTTAACACCAACAGCACCGTTATTGTGGAAGTCCCGTGCTCCAATTCCAATCCGTCCCGTACAACAGTATCGCACGTAAGTATTCGCCCCCTCCTTGAACACTTCCAATGGATTGGTGTTACAACATAGAAGTCAAATGGGCTTCAAACGTCTGAAGGCCCATTCAAAGCCGGACACGTCACATCGAGACCTCTCGCGCTTCCATCCCCACGGGCTGCACCCGGTTTGAGGTCGTGCGTCACGCTGCCCCAGTTTCTGTCAGAGTTATTTTTCTGCGAGTGCACCTCTACAGAAATCCACTGAAATGGCAAAATCCCACTTTCTACACGCTGTAATGTTCGTCTACAATAATAATCCACAAAGACGTCAGGTTgtagattattattatctttgtgaagcaaaataaacacaaaagtcGTCACTGCCCCACGTCACGTGCTTAGCTGAACGGTTCTGTAATTACACCCAGAGACGTGAGAGCTAACCAGACTGGGTAGTGTGAGCTCtacttccttctttttttcttcttcttctttctttcagtgcTTTACATCCAGTCACACCTCTTCCGGATGGTTTGGTTAAAACTAGTGgtgtaaacctcaggcttccacACGATACGATTTCGATTCACGAGGCAGCGAGTTGATATTTCACGATACAACACGACTTGGTTTCGTATCGTCGCTCAGAATCCGTTGTAGGCCGACTGCTGTCCAAGTTACGGATAAATCGCCTTGCTAGTAGGCGTATATACTTAATATCGTATCGTGATACTTGAAGGTATTTTTATGTTACTTGATATGCATCAGGATTTGTTTaatacatctaaaaaaaaaaattttaaaaaatctttttataaaGGTTAAAAAATTCAGTACAAAAGTTTAACATCAAAACAGAGTTTGTTACTGCTATActatactaaataaataaaaatatatcacgATACCTGCGATGTGTCATAAAGGTGTATTGTAACAATTTATCGCGATATCGATATCACAGAGCCATATCGCCCAGCTCTGTCTGATTATTTACACATCAGacttttgtcatttaaaaaaaacgatTCATCGATTAATAGTCACTTGTAATTGTTAATAATAGATGTAATATGGGTGTGGCTGAGAGAGGGGGCGTGGTTATCTGCGAGAATTCTGTCAGCTGTGGAACTAAGCTTATTCCGTTCATTATTGAAcgttaataaaaattaaaaaaacgtgAAAATGGATCTTCAGATCCTCGTCCTGATCATCAAATCCTGGAGGAGCTACTCTTTCGCTGCACCGACAGTGTGAACAGAAACCAAAGATTTCACATTGTTGGAACGGGTATCGGTACCTATAACCATATTTGGCTGAGATTCGCTGAAGACGTGATGGTGATTCATCCACAGGGTCAAAATATGACAGCTTTATGCAGAAAAAGTGTGGAAAAGGGGGCGGAGTCAACGCTAACAGATTAATTAGCACCTGTAGTGTGATttaccaccaccatcaccaaatACACCACACGTaccccatacatacacacacacacacacacacacacacacacacacacacacagcctgagcTCAATCCCGGCCATGATTAGCGGAGCGTCAAAACATCAGCCGTGAGGAGACAGAAACAAAGTGGGTGGGGCTTACTTTGGGCAGCTCCAGACAGGTTAATCTGAAATCCTGCTGacgagaaaaacaacaacagcaacacacacacacaaacacacacacacacaaacgtgcaTTTACGAGACAGGAAGTCTGTTAAATGTAAATCCTATGGGAGCATTGaagataaacagaaataaatctgCTGAAGTGATTACAGTGCGTCCAAACAGATCTTGTGAAATTTGCGGCTGCGCTACAAGAATAACGGCGTTTGTGATAAAGTGTTTGAACACCGTGTTTAAAACCTCAAAAACCTCCGAAGATCTATAATCAGCACACTTCCggaaaaacttgtttttttcccctcttttttctGGAAAGTTCCCCCCCGAATGGCTCACGCTCCTGCACTGGTACACCAACAGGGTGTGACACGGAGCATGACTCACTAGTACTGTAACTGTGTGTGCAGGtggatacatacatacacacacacacacacacacatgcacatagtAGGGGGTAAAGAACAAGAAGTAATATGATGAGAAAcgagacaggaagtgatgaaaacggtgtgtgtgtgtgtgtgtgtgtgtgtgtgtgtgtgtgtgattctgcaGGGTCTCACCGTGGTCCAGCATCAAGCGGGTCATGCGGGGCATTAGGGGTCAGAggtgagaaggaaaaaaagtgtcATAGGACAAAAAAGGCTTGGGTTCAAAGGTCAAATCAGAAAATCAAAAATATTCTAATTAATCTTGATTCCTGTAATTCAGCAGATGAAGACTTATTCACATTCATTTTCAACGTatttatgatcattctctacGCATTTACGAGAAACAACGATTCTCCAAATATTTACGATAATTCTCGACGTGTTTATGATCAGTGTTGGCATATTTCCAACACTTCTTGATCTGTTTACAATCATTTCAACACAATTATGATCATTCTGTGCGTATTTATGATCATTCTCGATGTTTTCAAGATATTTTTGCAACGTATGTTCGGTAATTCTTGACATTTACGATAATTCTTGACGTATATAGGATAAATTTCGAGGCACGTACGATCATTCTTGACGTATTTACAATACTTCTAGACATTTACAAGAATTCTCAACATTTTTACGAGAATTCTTGACACACTTACGATAATTCTTGAGGTGTATAGGATCATTTTCAACGTACGTACGGTAATTCTTGACGTATATAGGATAATTCTCAACGTACATACAATAATTCCTGTCATATTTACAATAAATCTTGAGGCATGTACAATAATTCTCAACGTATTTATGATCACTCAACGTAGGTAAGATAATTCCTGACATGTTTACAATCGTGGCACTTAATTATGATAATTCCCTGCCTATTTCCGATAACTCCTAAACTTATTTTTACAATAATTCCGGATGTATCGTTTATCGGGTAGCATGAATGACCGCAGCATGTCCAACCTCAGACCTGCAGTAATTAAGCTCCGCCTCCTCCACGCTATTTTATATCACACTTAACCAATCAGAAGGGTTTATGACCCAGGCCtgtctctgattggctgctggaGGTCACAGAAAGACACATTCACATTTACCGTTAATGTAACATTCAGAGGGATATAATCTCTAACTTCTCACAGGCATTATGTAAATACAGCATCAACCAACACATTTAACACCAGAATCATTCAACaatattaacatatttaatgtgtctTTCAAGAATTATTCAGTTCCCTTTAAAATACCGTTAAATGGCAGTTGGGAAATGACAAAATAACGCACGCGCCAGAAAACTTCTCTATTTGTGTGAATTACACAGGAGAAtttataaggaaaaaaaaagaagaaaaaaaaacaagctgatTAACTACATAATTATATTCACATATTATCTAGCTGGCTCATCTTAAACATTACAGCTCGATGAATTATTCATGAATTAATCAGGATTCTGGGTTCGTTATGCAAATGAGAGCTGATTTTAAGAGATTAAATAGCTAGTATCCTCGGCTAACCGTTAGTTCAGTTGAACAGGTGTAGCCACAGAGCTAGCTCGCCAACAACCCGGATGATGTCgtgtcaaaaaaataaataaatacgacaCGCATCAAACGAACACGGCGCTAGCTATTTCTAACTGCAATTTAAATgccgtgttgttgttgttgttgttgttgttgtgagaTAAACAGAGCGCTAACGCTGAACCTGGCTATCACCCAGCTAGCGTCTCGCAGCTAAGCCGAGAGCCGAGACACAccggaagagagagagagagaaacgcgGAGACATGGCGCCTGACATCTCTGTCCTGTCTTTCTTTGCTCCTTCTTCTCCTTACCTTGCATGCTGC carries:
- the LOC128615580 gene encoding dual specificity mitogen-activated protein kinase kinase 4 isoform X2 — encoded protein: MMATPSANSSSVTPPPPSALRSGHPAASSSAYPQPHHCQHTTTMSSMQGFQINLSGAAQSKRKVLKIDFANPSIKSSTRFNLSTAGPPFQNPHIERLRTHSIESSGKLKISPEQLCDFTAEDLKDLGEIGRGAYGSVNKMAYKPSGQIMAVKRIRSTVDEKEQKQLLMDLDVVMRSSDCPYIVQFYGALFREGDCWICMELMSTSLDKFYKYVYSTLEDVIPEEILGKITLATVKALNHLKENLKIIHRDIKPSNILLDRNGNIKLCDFGISGQLVDSIAKTRDAGCRPYMAPERIDPGASRQGYDVRSDVWSLGITLYELATGRFPYPKWNSVFDQLTQVVKGDPPQLSNSEEREFSPKFINFVNLCLTKEESKRPKYRELLKHSFIQMYEERSVDVASYVCRILDQMPASPSSPMYVD
- the LOC128615580 gene encoding dual specificity mitogen-activated protein kinase kinase 4 isoform X1, with protein sequence MMATPSANSSSVTPPPPSALRSGHPAASSSAYPQPHHCQHTTTMSSMQAGFQINLSGAAQSKRKVLKIDFANPSIKSSTRFNLSTAGPPFQNPHIERLRTHSIESSGKLKISPEQLCDFTAEDLKDLGEIGRGAYGSVNKMAYKPSGQIMAVKRIRSTVDEKEQKQLLMDLDVVMRSSDCPYIVQFYGALFREGDCWICMELMSTSLDKFYKYVYSTLEDVIPEEILGKITLATVKALNHLKENLKIIHRDIKPSNILLDRNGNIKLCDFGISGQLVDSIAKTRDAGCRPYMAPERIDPGASRQGYDVRSDVWSLGITLYELATGRFPYPKWNSVFDQLTQVVKGDPPQLSNSEEREFSPKFINFVNLCLTKEESKRPKYRELLKHSFIQMYEERSVDVASYVCRILDQMPASPSSPMYVD
- the LOC128615580 gene encoding dual specificity mitogen-activated protein kinase kinase 4 isoform X4 — protein: MMATPSANSSSVTPPPPSALRSGHPAASSSAYPQPHHCQHTTTMSSMQVLKIDFANPSIKSSTRFNLSTAGPPFQNPHIERLRTHSIESSGKLKISPEQLCDFTAEDLKDLGEIGRGAYGSVNKMAYKPSGQIMAVKRIRSTVDEKEQKQLLMDLDVVMRSSDCPYIVQFYGALFREGDCWICMELMSTSLDKFYKYVYSTLEDVIPEEILGKITLATVKALNHLKENLKIIHRDIKPSNILLDRNGNIKLCDFGISGQLVDSIAKTRDAGCRPYMAPERIDPGASRQGYDVRSDVWSLGITLYELATGRFPYPKWNSVFDQLTQVVKGDPPQLSNSEEREFSPKFINFVNLCLTKEESKRPKYRELLKHSFIQMYEERSVDVASYVCRILDQMPASPSSPMYVD
- the LOC128615580 gene encoding dual specificity mitogen-activated protein kinase kinase 4 isoform X3 codes for the protein MMATPSANSSSVTPPPPSALRSGHPAASSSAYPQPHHCQHTTTMSSMQGKRKVLKIDFANPSIKSSTRFNLSTAGPPFQNPHIERLRTHSIESSGKLKISPEQLCDFTAEDLKDLGEIGRGAYGSVNKMAYKPSGQIMAVKRIRSTVDEKEQKQLLMDLDVVMRSSDCPYIVQFYGALFREGDCWICMELMSTSLDKFYKYVYSTLEDVIPEEILGKITLATVKALNHLKENLKIIHRDIKPSNILLDRNGNIKLCDFGISGQLVDSIAKTRDAGCRPYMAPERIDPGASRQGYDVRSDVWSLGITLYELATGRFPYPKWNSVFDQLTQVVKGDPPQLSNSEEREFSPKFINFVNLCLTKEESKRPKYRELLKHSFIQMYEERSVDVASYVCRILDQMPASPSSPMYVD
- the LOC128615580 gene encoding dual specificity mitogen-activated protein kinase kinase 4 isoform X6, with the protein product MPRMTRLMLDHGKRKVLKIDFANPSIKSSTRFNLSTAGPPFQNPHIERLRTHSIESSGKLKISPEQLCDFTAEDLKDLGEIGRGAYGSVNKMAYKPSGQIMAVKRIRSTVDEKEQKQLLMDLDVVMRSSDCPYIVQFYGALFREGDCWICMELMSTSLDKFYKYVYSTLEDVIPEEILGKITLATVKALNHLKENLKIIHRDIKPSNILLDRNGNIKLCDFGISGQLVDSIAKTRDAGCRPYMAPERIDPGASRQGYDVRSDVWSLGITLYELATGRFPYPKWNSVFDQLTQVVKGDPPQLSNSEEREFSPKFINFVNLCLTKEESKRPKYRELLKHSFIQMYEERSVDVASYVCRILDQMPASPSSPMYVD
- the LOC128615580 gene encoding dual specificity mitogen-activated protein kinase kinase 4 isoform X5, which codes for MPRMTRLMLDHGFQINLSGAAQSKRKVLKIDFANPSIKSSTRFNLSTAGPPFQNPHIERLRTHSIESSGKLKISPEQLCDFTAEDLKDLGEIGRGAYGSVNKMAYKPSGQIMAVKRIRSTVDEKEQKQLLMDLDVVMRSSDCPYIVQFYGALFREGDCWICMELMSTSLDKFYKYVYSTLEDVIPEEILGKITLATVKALNHLKENLKIIHRDIKPSNILLDRNGNIKLCDFGISGQLVDSIAKTRDAGCRPYMAPERIDPGASRQGYDVRSDVWSLGITLYELATGRFPYPKWNSVFDQLTQVVKGDPPQLSNSEEREFSPKFINFVNLCLTKEESKRPKYRELLKHSFIQMYEERSVDVASYVCRILDQMPASPSSPMYVD